One part of the Ruegeria sp. AD91A genome encodes these proteins:
- a CDS encoding HlyD family type I secretion periplasmic adaptor subunit — protein sequence MSQHPDLAALAREMQGRSPVRSSLLLLVILFCLIAAGLWAYLTELDDVTRVDGRIVPSGDIQLIEATEPGVLQSLHVREGQLVDKGALLMELDTTQIDSQLSQEQQRAFGLMARVQRLRSEIDGTQLEFDVQLINGAPTLVQSETALHQGRRAELEAEIAILERQRQQKQREFEEGLVDQVTADETLLVLAEERAIMAPLVERQMEPATTLLALRRSEAEWRGRKVRAEAVTNRLQTGLDEIDDRIQAVRSRFRSAALTDLALATAELAALQPALPALRDRASRAQVRSPVRGIVNRIHRSTIGGLARSGEDLVEIVPLDDTLLVEAYVKPEDIAFLHAGQPVKVKITAYDFARYGALDGEIIRIGADTITRSERNDEDVFVVEIRTNNTMLDGNGIAVEIIPGMIAEVDILSGRKSVLDYILQPVVKIKDQALRE from the coding sequence ATGTCGCAGCATCCTGACCTGGCCGCACTGGCTAGAGAGATGCAGGGGCGCTCTCCTGTCCGGAGTTCGTTGCTGCTGCTGGTGATCCTGTTCTGCCTGATCGCCGCCGGATTGTGGGCGTATCTGACTGAACTGGACGATGTCACGCGTGTGGACGGTCGAATCGTGCCTTCAGGGGACATTCAGTTGATCGAAGCCACCGAGCCCGGCGTATTGCAGTCGTTGCATGTTCGCGAAGGTCAATTGGTCGACAAAGGTGCATTGCTGATGGAACTCGACACGACCCAGATTGACAGTCAGCTCAGTCAGGAACAACAACGCGCATTCGGACTTATGGCCCGGGTCCAACGTCTTCGGTCCGAAATAGATGGGACACAACTGGAGTTCGATGTCCAACTGATCAATGGCGCGCCTACCCTCGTACAATCTGAAACTGCACTGCACCAAGGGCGACGGGCTGAATTGGAGGCAGAAATCGCCATCCTGGAGCGTCAGCGTCAACAAAAGCAAAGAGAATTTGAGGAAGGCCTGGTCGATCAAGTGACGGCGGACGAAACCCTACTGGTCCTGGCCGAAGAGAGGGCGATCATGGCTCCGCTGGTCGAGCGTCAAATGGAGCCTGCAACAACATTACTTGCGTTGCGGCGGAGTGAAGCCGAATGGCGTGGTCGCAAGGTTCGGGCAGAAGCTGTAACCAACAGGTTGCAAACGGGCTTGGACGAAATCGACGATCGGATTCAGGCGGTGCGAAGCCGGTTTCGCAGCGCAGCGCTGACGGATCTGGCGCTTGCCACTGCCGAGCTGGCTGCTTTGCAACCCGCCTTGCCCGCTTTGCGCGACCGGGCCTCAAGAGCGCAGGTTCGGTCTCCGGTACGCGGCATTGTAAACCGAATTCATCGCTCAACTATCGGCGGCCTTGCCCGTAGCGGAGAGGACCTTGTTGAAATCGTGCCGCTGGACGACACATTGCTTGTCGAAGCTTATGTAAAGCCTGAGGACATCGCGTTTTTGCACGCCGGTCAGCCTGTGAAAGTCAAAATCACGGCTTATGATTTTGCACGATACGGGGCACTGGATGGTGAAATCATTCGCATCGGCGCAGACACGATCACACGATCAGAGCGTAATGATGAAGATGTCTTTGTTGTGGAAATCCGAACCAATAACACCATGCTTGATGGCAATGGCATAGCAGTCGAAATCATACCAGGCATGATCGCTGAAGTGGACATCCTGTCTGGCCGCAAATCAGTGCTGGATTACATTCTGCAACCGGTTGTGAAGATAAAAGATCAGGCGTTGCGCGAATAA
- a CDS encoding response regulator transcription factor, whose product MTQPLVTILDDEPEIRRILTDALEDAGFRTQSFSRAREFEAALNRVTPDVCLVDLSLPDTDGLALVHRLALEQGAAVIIISGRAQVQDRVTGLELGADDYITKPFDPAEVVARIRARLRTPRTQTSHSDTAEFNGWTAHFDRYVLENESGDETPFSHAEGEVLRLFLESPKRLISRGQMQESLGGAAGDSFDRAMDVRISRLRTKLGEDPKNPRLIKTIYGAGYIFLGDVGWK is encoded by the coding sequence ATGACGCAACCGCTGGTTACCATCCTCGACGACGAACCCGAAATCCGACGCATCCTGACGGACGCTCTGGAGGATGCCGGTTTCCGAACGCAGAGTTTTTCCCGCGCGCGAGAGTTCGAGGCTGCGCTCAATCGTGTGACGCCTGATGTCTGTCTGGTCGACCTGTCCTTGCCGGACACGGATGGGCTGGCGTTGGTTCATCGTCTGGCGCTGGAACAAGGTGCGGCCGTGATCATTATTTCGGGGCGTGCGCAGGTGCAGGATCGTGTTACAGGATTGGAGCTTGGTGCAGACGACTATATTACAAAACCGTTTGACCCTGCGGAAGTCGTGGCGCGGATCAGGGCAAGATTAAGAACACCCCGCACTCAGACCTCACATTCGGATACGGCAGAATTCAACGGCTGGACCGCACATTTTGACCGATACGTTCTTGAAAATGAATCAGGTGACGAAACACCGTTCAGCCATGCTGAGGGGGAAGTCCTGCGTCTGTTTCTGGAAAGCCCCAAGCGGCTGATCAGCAGGGGGCAAATGCAAGAGTCCCTGGGCGGTGCAGCCGGAGACAGTTTTGACAGGGCGATGGATGTTCGGATTTCCAGGTTGCGTACCAAGCTGGGAGAGGATCCCAAGAACCCGCGGTTGATCAAGACGATCTATGGAGCAGGGTATATATTCTTGGGTGACGTTGGTTGGAAGTAG
- a CDS encoding PAS-domain containing protein → MDITEQRIKAMTTAGLNLIGQALSIYDSKLKLVLSNRRFKEMFDLPDELVERGALFRDTIHFLASRGEYGDEESVEEMVNLRVEQALAFEPHYMERVRPNGQVISIEGAPLPQGGWVAVYTDITGTRRAENLLRARSEELSEQLLGHAEELSATNRKLAATITALEEAKRELTEIEARTRMMTEMMPAHIAHLDSTGRYDYSNRRLSAVLPGRPSEILGLHISEALGAAAFQRVETHLAKAYDGETSVFEFNENQDSRRIRVSFTPDDAGGVYVMSVDITEETQARVVLQQTRRRAMAAQMTSGLAHDFSNLLTIILGMQSKLNKMDLSDEAHELVAATQQTARRGGQLLNRIADMTGNRTPQPQATDMRALLEDLRILASPSLPRGVGLSVVNTLPDRALMLDPGMVQDALLNLVLNARDACGSSGQITISAHTIGEIWIEVTVSDTGPGFTPEALEKALNPFFTTKGSDGSGLGLPMVYDTVKLAGGDLHLKNTPSGASVVLRLPFRPAPPVQNGLVLLVEDSEDLRGQFRDMLVELGFAVIEANSVDEALALINSVEDISLVLSDIRLEGSGTGLDILRQVKPGLPCILMTSLPSSDPLYRRGLALGPVLRKPFSQAQLSALIQTEAA, encoded by the coding sequence TTGGACATCACCGAACAGCGCATAAAGGCGATGACGACTGCCGGGCTGAACCTCATCGGTCAGGCGCTTTCGATCTATGACAGTAAGCTGAAACTGGTGTTGAGCAATCGTCGGTTCAAGGAAATGTTCGACCTGCCGGATGAACTGGTCGAACGCGGAGCCTTGTTTCGGGATACCATCCATTTTCTCGCCAGCCGTGGGGAATACGGTGACGAAGAAAGCGTGGAGGAAATGGTCAACCTGCGTGTAGAGCAGGCTTTGGCGTTTGAGCCTCATTATATGGAACGAGTACGACCCAACGGGCAAGTTATCTCGATTGAAGGCGCGCCACTGCCGCAGGGCGGATGGGTTGCGGTCTACACCGACATAACCGGCACCCGGCGTGCAGAAAACCTGCTGCGGGCGCGATCGGAAGAATTGTCGGAACAATTGCTCGGCCACGCCGAAGAACTGTCTGCAACCAACCGAAAGCTTGCGGCCACGATCACGGCATTGGAAGAGGCCAAACGCGAGCTGACCGAGATCGAAGCCCGCACACGCATGATGACTGAAATGATGCCGGCTCATATCGCGCATTTGGATAGCACTGGTCGATATGATTACTCCAACCGCCGTTTGAGCGCTGTCTTGCCCGGACGTCCGTCCGAAATTTTGGGGCTTCACATATCTGAAGCGCTTGGTGCCGCCGCGTTTCAGAGGGTCGAAACGCATCTGGCAAAAGCATATGACGGAGAAACCTCCGTATTCGAGTTCAACGAGAATCAGGATTCCCGCCGCATCCGGGTTTCATTCACTCCGGATGACGCCGGAGGCGTGTATGTGATGTCGGTTGACATCACCGAAGAAACGCAGGCGCGCGTTGTCTTGCAGCAAACACGCCGACGGGCGATGGCCGCCCAAATGACCAGTGGGTTGGCACACGACTTCTCCAATTTGCTGACGATCATCCTTGGGATGCAGTCCAAACTGAACAAAATGGACCTGTCGGATGAGGCGCACGAGCTTGTTGCCGCGACTCAGCAAACCGCGCGTCGGGGTGGGCAATTGCTGAACCGGATCGCGGACATGACCGGGAACCGTACACCACAGCCTCAGGCCACGGATATGAGGGCACTGTTGGAAGACCTGAGAATTTTGGCCTCGCCTTCTTTACCGCGCGGCGTCGGTTTGTCAGTGGTCAACACTTTACCGGACCGGGCTTTGATGCTGGACCCGGGAATGGTACAGGATGCATTGCTGAATCTGGTGCTGAATGCGCGGGACGCCTGCGGCAGTTCGGGCCAGATTACAATCAGCGCGCATACTATCGGAGAAATTTGGATTGAAGTCACCGTATCAGACACTGGCCCGGGCTTTACACCAGAGGCGCTGGAAAAGGCGTTGAATCCATTCTTTACCACCAAGGGAAGCGACGGGTCGGGGCTGGGTCTCCCCATGGTGTATGACACTGTGAAGCTCGCCGGTGGCGATTTGCATCTCAAAAACACGCCATCAGGCGCGTCCGTTGTTTTGCGGCTTCCATTTCGACCTGCTCCGCCCGTGCAGAACGGTTTGGTACTTCTGGTTGAAGACAGTGAAGATCTGCGGGGTCAGTTTCGGGATATGCTGGTAGAGCTGGGCTTCGCCGTCATCGAGGCCAATTCGGTAGATGAGGCGCTGGCGCTGATAAACAGCGTTGAAGACATTTCTCTTGTTCTATCTGACATACGTCTGGAAGGAAGTGGTACCGGTCTGGACATATTGCGACAGGTGAAGCCGGGATTGCCATGTATCCTTATGACATCGCTGCCCAGTTCGGACCCGTTGTACCGGCGCGGCCTTGCGTTGGGCCCGGTGTTGCGTAAACCGTTTTCGCAGGCTCAATTGTCGGCCCTGATCCAAACCGAGGCCGCCTGA
- a CDS encoding alkaline phosphatase family protein, with amino-acid sequence MHHAKNVLFIIIDQLRADCLSGALADNVKLPNLRAFMDEAVTFTRHFSVTNPCGPSRASILTGQYAMNHRSVRNGTPLRHDTPNIATEMRKAGYMPMLFGYTDTSADPRVHDPNDPVLKSYEQSMNGFLEVVEMRLEESHPWQSYLMKNGYTFETYWDVYKPVSPEGQVPKLNDPAMYRAEHSDTAFLTDAFLDGIAPYRGQGWFAHLTYIRPHPPLVAPAPYNDMYDPADIPLPQRLPSETAEKALHPFFGPKLDSYTANKFVHGFDDVEPTDENVRTLRAVYLGLATEVDHHIGRVVQYLKDSGQYDDTMLVITADHGEMLGDRYSWGKMTVYDAAYHTPLMIRVPGNEARAGAKVTVPTESVDVTPTILDWIGQTAPNAMDGRSLLPLLHGDVPDDWRSYSYSELDFSEPEEPTLWQQRLGTGNSDSCLGILRDERFTLIEFAADLPPILFDHQGRGEFENLAENPEFSADLARLGRQMLRHRMRNMDHTLSLHSITSEGAKSRSRY; translated from the coding sequence ATGCATCACGCCAAGAACGTTCTGTTCATCATCATCGACCAATTGAGGGCAGATTGCCTGAGCGGCGCTCTGGCCGATAACGTAAAACTACCGAACCTGCGGGCCTTCATGGATGAGGCTGTGACCTTTACGCGCCATTTCTCTGTCACCAATCCCTGTGGACCATCCCGAGCATCGATTTTGACCGGCCAATACGCGATGAACCATCGTTCCGTGCGAAATGGTACGCCGCTGCGTCATGACACTCCGAACATTGCTACGGAAATGCGAAAGGCGGGTTATATGCCGATGCTGTTCGGGTACACAGATACGTCTGCCGACCCCCGAGTCCATGATCCCAACGATCCCGTGCTCAAATCTTATGAGCAATCGATGAACGGGTTCCTTGAAGTTGTCGAAATGCGCCTAGAAGAGTCACATCCCTGGCAATCATATTTGATGAAAAATGGCTACACGTTCGAGACATATTGGGATGTCTACAAGCCTGTCTCTCCGGAAGGTCAGGTTCCCAAGTTGAACGACCCGGCCATGTATCGGGCTGAACACAGCGACACGGCCTTCCTTACCGATGCGTTTCTGGACGGGATTGCACCTTATCGTGGCCAGGGGTGGTTTGCTCATCTGACTTACATCCGTCCGCATCCACCTTTGGTCGCACCTGCTCCGTATAACGACATGTACGATCCGGCGGATATCCCGCTGCCGCAGCGCTTGCCGAGTGAAACCGCTGAAAAGGCGCTTCACCCATTTTTTGGGCCAAAGCTGGATTCTTATACCGCAAATAAGTTTGTTCATGGCTTCGATGATGTTGAGCCAACGGATGAAAACGTTCGCACTTTGCGAGCTGTTTATCTGGGATTGGCGACCGAGGTCGATCACCATATCGGGCGCGTTGTTCAGTATCTCAAGGACAGTGGGCAATACGACGATACCATGTTGGTCATAACGGCTGATCATGGCGAAATGCTGGGCGATAGGTACAGCTGGGGCAAAATGACTGTGTACGACGCGGCCTATCACACTCCGCTTATGATCCGCGTGCCGGGGAACGAGGCAAGGGCCGGCGCAAAAGTCACCGTTCCTACCGAATCCGTTGATGTGACGCCGACAATCCTTGATTGGATTGGGCAGACTGCCCCAAACGCCATGGATGGCCGATCTTTGCTGCCCTTATTGCATGGCGACGTCCCCGATGACTGGCGCAGCTATTCCTACAGCGAGCTGGATTTCTCCGAACCCGAAGAACCGACCCTATGGCAACAGCGGTTGGGAACGGGCAACAGCGATTCATGTCTGGGAATATTGCGGGACGAACGATTCACGTTAATCGAATTTGCAGCTGACCTCCCGCCGATCCTGTTTGATCATCAGGGCCGGGGAGAATTCGAAAATCTTGCGGAAAACCCCGAGTTTTCGGCTGATCTTGCCCGATTGGGCAGACAGATGCTGCGCCACCGGATGCGAAACATGGATCATACCTTGTCGTTGCACTCCATCACCTCCGAAGGCGCGAAGTCCCGTTCCAGGTATTAG
- a CDS encoding MlaE family lipid ABC transporter permease subunit gives MTQPTITSERDASGNQVRISGELVTQSLQTVERDFAAVQPFGGKVVFDLSGVEALDTGGAWLVADLGRRFTSNGATLEFHGVKPAHAALIDTVTRSIPDKPGKLEEPRGFLDWVAHVGQGTFGAWKDTLSILEFLGLTLHRLFRSLVMPWRLRKAALVTHMQETGVKALPIVALMGFLIGVVLAFQGATQLKQFGAEIFVVELISISILRELGILLTAIIVAGRSGSAFTASIGSMKVQEEIDAMRTLGLDPIEVLVVPRVLALLIMLPILGFVADVAGLFGGALMSWIDLGVSPGMFVTRLKENTDVWQLAVGLIKAPFFALVIGVIACWQAMQVKGSAQSVGQRTTASVVQSIFMVIAIDALFSIFFSEIGI, from the coding sequence ATGACGCAGCCAACGATAACATCAGAGCGCGACGCCAGCGGCAATCAAGTGCGCATTTCTGGTGAGTTGGTCACCCAATCCCTGCAAACTGTGGAGCGTGATTTTGCTGCAGTCCAACCTTTCGGGGGCAAGGTTGTTTTTGATCTGTCCGGCGTCGAAGCACTGGATACGGGCGGAGCCTGGCTGGTTGCAGACCTTGGCCGGAGGTTCACGTCAAACGGTGCCACACTGGAGTTTCACGGTGTGAAACCCGCACATGCGGCGCTGATAGACACTGTAACCCGCAGTATCCCGGACAAACCCGGAAAGCTCGAGGAACCTCGTGGATTTCTGGACTGGGTCGCTCATGTGGGTCAGGGCACATTCGGAGCCTGGAAGGATACTCTGTCGATCCTCGAATTTCTGGGCCTTACCTTGCACCGCTTGTTTCGGTCCCTGGTCATGCCGTGGCGCCTGCGAAAAGCGGCATTGGTGACGCATATGCAGGAAACTGGGGTCAAAGCCCTTCCCATCGTGGCCCTGATGGGTTTTCTGATCGGTGTCGTGCTGGCCTTTCAGGGTGCGACACAGCTGAAACAGTTCGGGGCAGAAATCTTTGTGGTCGAATTGATTTCGATCTCTATTCTGCGAGAGCTGGGAATTTTGCTGACCGCCATTATCGTTGCCGGCCGCTCGGGTTCCGCATTTACGGCCTCGATTGGTTCGATGAAAGTACAGGAAGAGATTGACGCCATGCGGACGCTGGGTCTTGACCCGATCGAGGTTCTGGTCGTTCCACGTGTTTTGGCGTTGTTGATAATGCTGCCCATTCTTGGCTTTGTCGCAGATGTTGCCGGCCTGTTCGGCGGGGCCCTTATGAGCTGGATCGATCTGGGCGTAAGCCCGGGCATGTTTGTCACTCGTTTGAAAGAAAACACCGATGTCTGGCAACTTGCAGTTGGTTTGATCAAGGCACCGTTCTTTGCATTGGTCATCGGGGTTATAGCCTGCTGGCAGGCCATGCAGGTAAAAGGGTCTGCCCAGAGTGTCGGGCAGCGTACGACAGCTTCGGTCGTGCAATCCATTTTCATGGTGATTGCAATCGACGCATTGTTTTCGATTTTCTTTTCAGAAATCGGAATCTGA
- a CDS encoding ABC transporter ATP-binding protein, which translates to MNDGIQHKAAHTTAQRDAVIRVRGLRNQFGTQVVHDDLNLDVWRGEVLGIVGGSGTGKSVLLRTIVGLNKPAAGSIEVLGVDVLNGPEEDRRRIERHWGVAFQDGALFSSLTVLQNVMAPLREHTGISEKLMESLGALKISLVGLPQLSCGKFPSELSGGMRKRAALARALALDPEIVFLDEPTAGLDPIGAAAYDELIGELQQALGLTVFMVTHDLDSLYAICDRIAVLAEKRVLVEGPIEDMTKVDHPWVQEYFTGPRARAAQQKGQDR; encoded by the coding sequence ATGAACGATGGCATCCAACACAAGGCCGCACACACCACAGCGCAGCGTGACGCCGTGATCCGTGTTCGCGGTCTCAGGAACCAATTCGGAACACAGGTGGTTCATGACGACCTGAACCTTGATGTCTGGCGTGGCGAGGTTCTTGGTATTGTTGGTGGGTCCGGAACCGGAAAATCCGTTTTACTTCGTACAATTGTGGGTCTGAACAAACCTGCGGCGGGCAGTATAGAAGTGCTGGGCGTCGATGTCCTGAACGGCCCCGAAGAAGATCGCCGCAGGATAGAACGGCACTGGGGCGTAGCCTTTCAGGATGGTGCGCTGTTTTCATCGCTGACCGTATTGCAAAACGTGATGGCCCCACTGCGAGAACACACGGGCATTAGTGAAAAGCTGATGGAATCGCTGGGCGCGTTGAAGATCAGCCTCGTGGGTCTACCCCAGCTGAGTTGCGGCAAGTTTCCATCGGAACTGTCGGGCGGAATGCGAAAGCGCGCCGCGCTGGCACGGGCACTGGCGCTCGATCCCGAGATCGTTTTTCTGGATGAACCGACTGCCGGGTTGGACCCGATTGGCGCGGCTGCATATGATGAACTGATCGGCGAATTGCAGCAGGCACTTGGGTTGACGGTTTTCATGGTCACTCACGATCTGGACAGCCTTTACGCCATCTGCGACCGCATTGCAGTGCTTGCAGAAAAACGCGTGCTGGTTGAAGGTCCGATTGAGGACATGACCAAAGTGGACCATCCTTGGGTGCAGGAATATTTCACAGGCCCCCGAGCCCGCGCGGCGCAACAGAAGGGTCAGGACAGGTAA